A DNA window from Pseudodesulfovibrio thermohalotolerans contains the following coding sequences:
- a CDS encoding flagellar hook protein FlgE, whose protein sequence is MGLGASLFSGISGLTVHSERMTVIGNNLANVNTTGFKGAMMQFEDLASADFATVNGVGQVGRGVRVSTIYSDWGQGALESSTEATDMAISGEGLFVVSPMGEDMKYYTRAGNFRFDSDGFLVDPHGYVLQGWEIERNTTTVTTTSSSTTESSNSARIIGTPTNIRMENFQSEPNATTNVSIVTNLDPSAADSSTNPDDPYFAMFNNWDGSAETPLASTLYAYSTTLKVYDDIGTAHNLTVYFDPVTTSNAGGNTVWEYMVTCEPNADRRVLSGANGMMTSIGEGQTSAAGVLMVGTLTFTTGQLSGMSAYTLKSNGGTNIKDLNNWSLANFSTSGFPVCTANFLGKSNASTAEAVDATPLQIDFGISNKNLSSNGDGAVTIGWGGGLGNLPTTAAMVGDEIGNTGYLANFKDPAVSALATQSFDTGGSSTLYQSQNGYSAGILQNISVSREGIISGHYSNGQVLELYAVTLATFTNKHGLRREGGNLFSETLDSGPALTGQAGSTGKGTIDGNSLEMSNVDMATQFVSMITTQRGFQANTKVITTVDSMLGEVISMKR, encoded by the coding sequence ATGGGTTTAGGAGCATCACTGTTCTCGGGTATTTCCGGCCTGACGGTACACTCGGAACGCATGACGGTCATCGGCAACAACCTGGCCAACGTGAACACCACGGGCTTCAAGGGCGCCATGATGCAGTTCGAGGACCTCGCCAGCGCCGACTTCGCCACGGTCAACGGCGTGGGCCAGGTCGGACGCGGCGTGCGCGTGTCGACCATCTACTCAGATTGGGGCCAGGGTGCCCTGGAATCGTCCACCGAAGCCACCGACATGGCCATTTCCGGCGAAGGACTTTTCGTGGTCTCCCCCATGGGCGAGGACATGAAATACTACACCAGGGCGGGCAACTTCCGCTTCGACAGCGACGGCTTCCTGGTGGACCCCCACGGCTACGTACTCCAGGGATGGGAGATCGAGCGCAACACCACCACGGTGACCACGACCTCGTCGAGCACCACGGAAAGCTCCAACTCCGCCCGGATCATCGGCACGCCCACCAACATCCGCATGGAGAACTTCCAGTCCGAGCCCAACGCGACCACCAACGTGTCCATCGTCACCAACCTGGACCCCTCGGCCGCGGACAGCTCCACCAACCCCGACGATCCCTATTTCGCCATGTTCAACAACTGGGACGGTTCGGCCGAGACGCCGCTGGCGTCCACCCTGTACGCCTACTCGACCACGCTCAAGGTCTATGACGACATCGGCACGGCCCACAACCTGACCGTGTATTTCGACCCCGTCACCACGAGCAACGCGGGCGGCAACACCGTCTGGGAATACATGGTCACCTGCGAGCCCAATGCGGACCGCCGCGTCCTCTCGGGCGCCAACGGCATGATGACCTCCATCGGCGAGGGCCAGACCTCCGCCGCGGGCGTGCTCATGGTCGGCACCCTGACCTTCACCACCGGCCAGCTTTCGGGCATGAGCGCGTACACGCTCAAGTCCAACGGCGGCACGAACATCAAGGACCTGAACAACTGGAGCCTGGCGAACTTCTCCACCAGCGGTTTCCCGGTCTGTACGGCCAACTTCCTGGGCAAATCCAACGCCAGCACGGCCGAAGCCGTCGACGCCACCCCCCTCCAGATCGACTTCGGCATCTCCAACAAGAATCTGTCGAGCAATGGCGACGGAGCCGTGACCATCGGTTGGGGCGGCGGCCTGGGCAACCTGCCCACCACTGCGGCCATGGTCGGCGACGAGATCGGAAACACAGGTTACCTGGCCAACTTCAAGGACCCGGCGGTCAGCGCCCTGGCCACCCAGAGCTTCGACACCGGCGGCTCCTCCACCCTGTACCAGAGCCAGAACGGCTACTCCGCGGGCATCCTGCAAAACATCTCGGTCTCCCGTGAAGGTATCATCTCGGGACACTACTCCAACGGACAGGTTCTGGAACTCTACGCCGTCACCCTTGCCACCTTCACCAACAAGCACGGGCTGCGGCGCGAGGGCGGAAACCTGTTCTCCGAAACGCTGGACTCCGGCCCGGCCCTCACCGGCCAGGCAGGCAGCACCGGCAAGGGAACCATCGACGGCAACTCCCTGGAAATGTCCAACGTGGACATGGCCACGCAGTTTGTCAGCATGATTACCACCCAGCGCGGCTTCCAGGCCAACACCAAGGTCATCACCACCGTGGATTCGATGCTCGGCGAAGTCATCTCCATGAAGCGGTAG
- a CDS encoding flagellin — protein MSLVINHNLMAMNAQRNLSEHYGRLGVSTRRLSSGLRVGTAADDAAGLAIRELMRSEISSLHQGIRNASDAISLIQTADGALQVIDEKLIRMKELAMQASTGTYNSDQRLIIDSEYQAMSSEITRIANATDFNGIYLLNGNLSGDPGVDHDGTGLQSTGPLKIHFGTGNDSAEDYYYVAIQGSTSSAFGLGHTAALRNGDTWEAQNAGKAISTQALAQAAMEAINQAIISKDKIRANLGSMQNRLENTITNLEIQAENLQAAESRISDVDVAQEMTEFVRNQILTQSAVAMLAQANSLPRMAMQLIGG, from the coding sequence ATGTCTTTAGTCATTAACCACAACCTCATGGCGATGAACGCCCAGAGAAACCTGTCCGAGCATTATGGACGGCTCGGCGTTTCCACCCGGCGTTTGTCTTCCGGTCTGCGAGTCGGCACCGCCGCTGACGACGCGGCCGGGTTGGCCATCCGCGAGCTCATGCGTTCGGAGATCAGTTCCCTTCATCAGGGCATCCGCAACGCATCCGACGCGATCTCGCTGATCCAGACCGCCGACGGCGCGCTCCAGGTCATCGATGAAAAGCTCATTCGCATGAAAGAGCTGGCCATGCAGGCGTCCACAGGTACCTACAACTCCGACCAGCGGTTGATTATCGACTCCGAGTACCAGGCCATGTCCTCGGAAATCACCCGTATCGCCAACGCGACGGACTTCAACGGAATTTATCTGCTCAACGGCAACCTGTCCGGTGATCCGGGCGTGGACCACGACGGCACCGGCCTCCAGTCCACCGGCCCGCTGAAGATTCACTTCGGCACCGGCAACGACTCGGCGGAAGATTACTACTACGTGGCCATCCAGGGTTCCACTTCATCCGCCTTCGGCCTCGGCCATACCGCCGCGCTGCGAAACGGCGACACCTGGGAAGCCCAGAACGCCGGCAAGGCCATCTCTACCCAGGCCCTGGCGCAGGCCGCCATGGAGGCCATCAACCAGGCGATCATCTCCAAGGACAAGATTCGCGCGAACCTCGGTTCCATGCAGAACCGCCTGGAAAACACCATCACCAACCTGGAAATCCAGGCCGAGAACCTGCAGGCGGCCGAATCCCGCATTTCCGACGTCGACGTGGCGCAGGAAATGACGGAGTTCGTGCGCAACCAGATTCTCACCCAGTCCGCCGTCGCCATGCTCGCACAGGCCAACTCCCTGCCGAGAATGGCCATGCAGCTCATCGGCGGCTAG